Proteins co-encoded in one Bacillus paramycoides genomic window:
- a CDS encoding cupin domain-containing protein, with product MSSSGYVPDNKNLKKSSGTPNLFFDSRKNIFFKRDEKNVAYEVTSTQLPAMIGGAFVDLFMTKGHMREPHWHPNAWELDVVVSGEAITSILNPETNQLQNYHVKAGQTVFIPMGWWHWITAVTEEVQLHLFFNNDQFETAEGSDILRLTPPEVFQAAYGVSAEKLEKDLSPIKESVVIGPPNSNRLKDSKESDDSNIIVTLNGQITSCEIE from the coding sequence ATGAGTAGTTCAGGTTATGTTCCAGATAATAAAAATTTAAAGAAAAGTTCAGGAACTCCAAATCTTTTCTTTGATTCAAGAAAAAATATCTTTTTTAAAAGGGATGAGAAAAACGTTGCATATGAAGTTACGTCAACGCAGTTACCAGCGATGATAGGAGGAGCGTTTGTTGATTTGTTTATGACAAAAGGGCATATGCGAGAACCGCATTGGCATCCGAATGCGTGGGAATTGGATGTTGTTGTATCAGGAGAAGCAATTACATCTATCTTAAATCCCGAAACGAATCAATTGCAAAATTATCATGTGAAAGCGGGGCAAACTGTCTTTATTCCAATGGGATGGTGGCATTGGATCACAGCAGTAACAGAAGAAGTACAATTACATTTGTTCTTCAATAACGATCAGTTTGAAACAGCAGAAGGATCAGACATACTTAGATTAACACCGCCAGAAGTATTTCAAGCTGCATACGGTGTAAGTGCAGAAAAATTAGAGAAGGACCTTTCGCCAATTAAGGAGTCAGTTGTAATTGGTCCTCCTAACTCCAATCGACTAAAAGATAGTAAAGAAAGTGACGACTCAAATATAATCGTTACGTTAAATGGACAAATAACATCATGTGAAATAGAGTAA
- a CDS encoding serine hydrolase, whose translation MNILKIIGIVAGVIIVAAIAFFVIMKHYLSKEDPDYVLQYIKEHKDDETCSLLIRKNGEIVTSINEDVKLPLASTAKIVIAVEFAKQVSEGKISRDEQISLQELEKYYVKNTDGGAHPKWLEDAKARELVKNGQIALEEVAKGMIHYSSNANTTYLLDKLGIERVNESIKELELTSHDKFSSYTASLYMRGYVEKELHEPENQSLEMIRNMSKDEYNKHVLQIHEWMKNEEEWKKREIPLKVDMEFQRIWSDRLVGANAKDYMSIMEKINSRNYFPKPMQEEIENVFKGTVNNSKLEYAGQKGGSTAFVLTKSLYTTDKKGNKVEAVIMFNGIEDQVAYQKLRNNIDYFLQEAITDEEFKRKL comes from the coding sequence GTGAACATATTAAAGATTATAGGAATTGTTGCAGGAGTTATTATAGTAGCCGCTATAGCTTTCTTTGTTATTATGAAGCACTATTTGTCAAAAGAAGATCCTGATTACGTATTACAGTACATAAAAGAACATAAAGATGATGAAACGTGTTCATTACTAATTAGAAAAAATGGGGAAATAGTAACATCTATAAATGAAGATGTGAAATTGCCATTAGCGAGTACGGCCAAAATCGTAATAGCAGTTGAATTTGCTAAGCAAGTGTCAGAAGGAAAAATAAGTCGAGATGAACAAATTTCATTGCAGGAGTTAGAAAAATATTACGTTAAAAACACTGATGGTGGAGCGCATCCTAAATGGTTAGAAGATGCTAAAGCGAGAGAATTAGTGAAAAATGGACAGATCGCTTTAGAAGAAGTCGCTAAAGGGATGATTCATTATAGTTCTAATGCAAATACAACATATTTGTTAGATAAGCTTGGAATAGAAAGAGTAAATGAAAGTATAAAAGAGTTAGAGCTTACTAGTCATGACAAGTTCTCTTCGTATACTGCTTCATTATATATGAGAGGGTATGTAGAGAAAGAGCTTCATGAGCCAGAAAATCAATCGTTAGAAATGATACGTAACATGTCAAAGGATGAGTATAATAAACATGTGTTACAAATACATGAATGGATGAAAAATGAAGAAGAATGGAAAAAACGTGAAATCCCCTTAAAAGTAGATATGGAATTTCAGCGAATTTGGTCAGATCGATTAGTAGGTGCAAACGCTAAAGATTATATGAGTATAATGGAAAAAATAAATAGTAGAAATTATTTTCCAAAACCAATGCAAGAAGAAATCGAGAATGTTTTCAAAGGAACAGTTAATAATAGTAAGTTAGAATATGCTGGTCAAAAAGGCGGTTCTACTGCATTCGTATTGACAAAAAGTTTGTATACTACAGATAAAAAAGGTAATAAGGTAGAAGCTGTCATTATGTTTAACGGTATAGAAGATCAAGTTGCATACCAAAAGCTGAGAAATAATATAGATTATTTTCTTCAAGAGGCTATAACAGATGAAGAGTTTAAAAGGAAATTATAA
- a CDS encoding alpha/beta fold hydrolase, giving the protein MGQTIEVYITGSSKQTVVIQTGMSCSFYDWLPIIEKLSQHFTVVSYHRPGYGKSELGNHSRTTLQATKELHTLLEKLDIHEPIILIGHSYGGLCAQHFAMLHEDKLQSLILVDSTSMNLHRLDELHLPISDQTDSDDMWLKKYNTYSKMDVDMLYNELKPMLVDQSRQYIEFSTSPLLYKATASELCEWKNCARSIKELYKTLETPLIVIGRDPHYSITQLTEGGMPKEEATQLESMWQELIHEQLQLSINSQYILAEHAGHGIENDQPDIIIEAVQSVRIKKGSN; this is encoded by the coding sequence TTGGGGCAAACGATAGAAGTATATATAACAGGAAGTAGTAAACAAACGGTAGTCATTCAAACCGGAATGAGTTGCTCATTTTATGATTGGCTCCCTATTATAGAAAAACTTTCACAACATTTTACAGTCGTTTCATACCATCGCCCAGGCTATGGAAAAAGTGAACTAGGGAATCATTCACGTACTACATTACAAGCAACAAAAGAACTTCATACGTTATTAGAAAAACTAGATATTCACGAACCAATCATTCTAATCGGTCATTCCTACGGAGGCTTATGTGCACAACATTTTGCGATGCTACATGAAGATAAGCTGCAATCACTTATTTTAGTTGATTCTACTTCTATGAACTTACACCGACTAGATGAACTTCATCTACCAATTTCTGATCAAACGGATTCAGATGATATGTGGCTTAAAAAATATAATACATACTCCAAAATGGATGTAGATATGCTTTATAATGAACTAAAGCCTATGCTCGTTGACCAATCAAGACAGTACATTGAATTTTCTACCTCTCCTCTATTATATAAAGCGACAGCTTCTGAACTATGTGAGTGGAAAAATTGTGCTCGCTCAATAAAAGAGCTATATAAAACATTAGAAACACCTTTAATCGTTATCGGTAGAGATCCTCATTATTCTATTACTCAGTTGACTGAGGGCGGCATGCCAAAAGAGGAAGCGACACAACTTGAATCAATGTGGCAAGAACTGATTCATGAACAATTACAACTCTCAATAAACAGCCAATATATACTTGCCGAACATGCTGGTCACGGAATCGAAAATGATCAACCAGATATTATTATTGAGGCTGTTCAATCTGTGCGAATAAAAAAAGGAAGCAACTAA
- a CDS encoding DUF3147 family protein translates to MHFLVKVIVSALIIGVITEVAKHYSTIGGVIAALPLVSLLSLFWISFEGGDKQELSQFAIGVLYGFPASALLLFIVYIGLKNSFSLSTSVLFGIGVWCIVFACQKLFQA, encoded by the coding sequence ATGCATTTCCTCGTTAAAGTAATCGTTTCGGCACTTATTATCGGCGTTATTACTGAAGTCGCTAAACATTATAGTACGATAGGTGGGGTTATTGCTGCCCTTCCACTCGTTAGTTTACTAAGCCTATTTTGGATTTCTTTCGAAGGTGGGGACAAACAAGAATTAAGTCAATTTGCTATAGGTGTATTATATGGATTTCCTGCATCCGCACTACTATTATTTATCGTCTATATCGGTCTAAAAAACTCATTTTCACTTAGTACATCTGTCCTGTTCGGGATAGGGGTTTGGTGTATTGTTTTTGCTTGTCAAAAATTATTTCAAGCTTAG
- a CDS encoding MarR family winged helix-turn-helix transcriptional regulator, whose protein sequence is MKDINQHWESIYYHLRYEYEDNLSHQAIRILQLASREKEITIGKVATELTLSHNTASEHVKRLIQKGFIMKERNKQDERVVNLTLTKEGIEVLEKHTLLDKEKIKILESQLSKEEQQLIEKAFSLLAKEAKYAFPR, encoded by the coding sequence ATGAAAGACATCAATCAGCATTGGGAGAGCATTTATTATCACTTACGATATGAATATGAAGACAACCTTTCTCACCAAGCCATTCGTATTTTACAACTCGCTTCTCGTGAGAAAGAAATAACAATTGGAAAAGTCGCTACTGAGCTTACTCTCTCTCATAACACAGCATCTGAACACGTAAAGCGTCTTATTCAAAAAGGATTTATCATGAAAGAAAGAAACAAACAAGATGAAAGAGTTGTGAACCTTACTTTAACGAAAGAAGGCATTGAAGTATTAGAAAAGCATACTTTACTAGATAAAGAAAAGATAAAAATATTAGAATCACAGTTATCGAAAGAAGAACAACAATTAATCGAAAAAGCTTTTTCGTTATTAGCGAAGGAGGCAAAGTATGCATTTCCTCGTTAA
- the asnB gene encoding asparagine synthase (glutamine-hydrolyzing): MCGITGWVDWKKDLSNEHVILEKMANRIQHRGPDAEGFWFSPRAAFAHRRLIVIDPEGGTQPKTFRAGDYTYALTYNGEIYNFRELREQLRKCGHAFETHSDTEVLLHAYLEWKEDCVQHLNGIFAFALWDDQKQQLFLARDHLGVKPLFYTERNDSIIFGSEIKALLAHPSVPAEIDADGINEIFGLGLFRTPGCGVFKHIQEVRAGHCITFTRDKKVVTKYWNLESKAHTDSTEDTSSHILSILQDTVKRQLIADVPLVCMLSGGLDSSGITALAGKEFAAENKTLHTYSVDFVNSAKDFELTFARTGLDAPWVKRVSEHVGTSHHDIIVNAEELANHLFVPLRAKDLPSAGEMETSLYLLFCEMKKDATVALSGESADEVFGGYPWFHQEELLYVDKFPWLTNWKNTSPLLLNEVSNQCNLENYIDTRFQEAVLEVPTLEGESKKSAKQRQMFYLFLTRFLPFLLDRKDRMSMAVGFEVRVPFCDYRLVEYLWNVPFNIKSIDNIEKGILRRALKSALPDDVRNRRKSAYPTSQDPHYLQTIRHLSLDMCSNKNNPIFSLINHSTLLAIADQSNKDINNFEARSAMEYMLQVNEWLKTYHIHIA; encoded by the coding sequence ATGTGTGGAATTACAGGTTGGGTAGATTGGAAGAAAGATCTTTCAAATGAACATGTTATTTTGGAAAAGATGGCAAATCGTATTCAGCATCGTGGTCCAGATGCTGAAGGATTCTGGTTTTCACCTCGTGCGGCCTTTGCACACCGACGTTTAATTGTTATTGATCCAGAAGGCGGGACGCAGCCGAAGACATTTCGTGCTGGTGATTATACGTATGCTCTTACTTATAATGGAGAAATTTATAATTTCCGTGAGCTTAGAGAACAACTTAGGAAATGTGGTCATGCATTTGAAACGCATTCAGATACAGAAGTGTTACTACATGCTTATTTAGAGTGGAAAGAAGATTGCGTACAACATTTGAATGGAATTTTCGCTTTTGCCTTATGGGATGATCAGAAGCAACAATTATTTTTAGCGCGTGATCATTTAGGCGTAAAGCCACTCTTTTACACAGAAAGAAATGACAGCATTATTTTCGGATCTGAAATAAAAGCATTATTAGCGCATCCATCTGTCCCTGCTGAAATTGATGCGGATGGCATAAATGAAATATTTGGATTAGGCTTATTTCGAACTCCAGGGTGTGGCGTCTTTAAACATATTCAAGAAGTGCGTGCTGGACATTGTATAACGTTTACACGTGATAAAAAAGTAGTTACGAAGTATTGGAATTTAGAAAGTAAAGCTCATACAGACTCTACTGAAGATACATCATCACATATTTTATCTATTTTACAAGATACAGTAAAAAGACAATTAATTGCCGATGTTCCTCTCGTCTGTATGTTATCAGGCGGATTAGATTCTAGCGGTATTACTGCACTAGCGGGGAAAGAATTTGCTGCTGAAAATAAAACACTTCATACGTATTCCGTTGATTTTGTAAATAGCGCAAAAGATTTCGAGCTAACATTTGCTCGCACTGGTTTAGACGCTCCTTGGGTAAAACGCGTTTCTGAACATGTAGGGACATCTCATCATGATATTATTGTGAATGCTGAAGAATTAGCAAATCACTTATTCGTTCCCCTCCGTGCAAAAGATTTACCGAGTGCTGGTGAAATGGAAACTTCACTATATTTACTATTTTGCGAAATGAAAAAAGATGCAACTGTAGCGTTATCTGGAGAATCTGCTGATGAAGTATTCGGTGGATATCCTTGGTTTCATCAAGAAGAATTACTGTATGTAGATAAGTTTCCGTGGCTAACAAATTGGAAAAATACTTCTCCTCTTCTATTAAATGAAGTAAGTAACCAATGTAACTTAGAAAACTATATTGATACACGATTCCAAGAAGCGGTTCTTGAAGTCCCTACTCTTGAAGGCGAAAGTAAAAAATCCGCGAAACAACGTCAAATGTTTTATTTATTTTTAACGAGATTTCTTCCGTTCTTACTTGACCGTAAAGACCGTATGAGTATGGCTGTAGGATTTGAAGTTCGCGTACCGTTTTGCGATTATCGATTAGTTGAATATTTATGGAACGTTCCTTTCAACATAAAAAGCATTGATAATATTGAAAAAGGCATTTTACGTAGAGCACTGAAATCTGCTTTACCTGATGATGTACGGAATAGAAGAAAAAGTGCTTATCCAACTTCACAAGATCCACATTATTTACAAACAATCCGTCATTTATCACTCGACATGTGCAGTAATAAAAACAATCCTATTTTCTCACTTATTAATCATTCCACACTACTTGCCATTGCCGATCAAAGTAATAAAGACATTAACAATTTTGAAGCAAGAAGTGCTATGGAATATATGCTTCAAGTAAATGAATGGTTAAAAACGTATCACATCCATATCGCTTAA
- a CDS encoding sigma-70 family RNA polymerase sigma factor, translated as MKSNEKNYIKRLQRQKEDALEFVVDTYLPLIKGITHKVLLPVQNDGLIEECVNDIFLSIWNNANKFHGEPSDFKKWIAAIAKFKAIDYYRKATRKVEIISDEFHISTEKSVEDELIVMEDREELLNLINQLEPLDQKVFIMKYLLGMKTEEIGDKLGLTRAAIDNRVYRGKKKLQQNATNISFGGSAI; from the coding sequence ATGAAATCAAATGAGAAAAATTATATAAAAAGATTACAGCGGCAAAAAGAAGATGCGCTAGAATTTGTTGTTGATACATATTTACCACTCATAAAAGGAATAACGCACAAAGTTCTTCTTCCAGTTCAAAATGATGGACTTATAGAGGAATGTGTAAATGATATTTTCCTATCCATTTGGAATAACGCAAATAAATTTCATGGAGAGCCAAGTGACTTTAAAAAATGGATAGCGGCGATTGCGAAATTTAAAGCGATTGATTATTACCGGAAAGCGACTAGAAAAGTAGAAATTATTTCAGATGAGTTTCATATTAGTACAGAAAAATCAGTAGAAGACGAATTAATCGTTATGGAAGATAGGGAAGAGTTATTGAATCTTATTAATCAATTAGAACCGTTAGATCAAAAGGTGTTTATTATGAAATATCTTCTCGGTATGAAGACAGAAGAAATAGGAGACAAGTTAGGATTAACTCGGGCAGCGATCGATAATCGTGTGTACCGTGGGAAAAAGAAACTACAACAAAATGCTACGAATATTAGTTTTGGAGGTAGTGCCATATGA
- a CDS encoding DUF4179 domain-containing protein yields MKDIYELLNDIDIDEKELEEIEASEIEKEKVKRNVKQSIRMKKKMKSWKKGVAAASILVGLSVATLGIGFPTYAGGLPIVGDIFRFLDNGRTGLYENYKADAEKKTELHYNYQQYATVLNMTKESNGIKITINDAIFDGKTVSINYSIESNRDLGGNPSTLDFLTIKGAGVQSGSNEITKVADRKYTGLIKTSSDLVSSKETTVNIEWSIKSIDILETEETIKGDWNFNINLRGIENKEQLIRGSTEKDGVKVNMERMEITPMSFILYYNQEVSQEIRGVWDGVDIDLEVSDDLGNQYSGEGNGGSGEDSYNFNWSKTFQQLNENATKLIITPHVNLRIHTLENYGSVTIVGGHVKESFVSRKLGGNKGIVLDDIVIDLKK; encoded by the coding sequence ATGAAAGACATTTACGAACTATTAAATGATATTGATATAGATGAAAAAGAACTTGAGGAAATTGAAGCTTCTGAAATTGAAAAAGAAAAAGTGAAGCGCAATGTAAAACAATCGATACGTATGAAGAAAAAGATGAAAAGTTGGAAAAAAGGTGTCGCTGCTGCATCTATTTTAGTAGGGTTATCAGTTGCAACGCTTGGTATTGGATTTCCTACATATGCAGGGGGATTGCCAATTGTAGGTGATATATTCCGATTTTTAGATAATGGTAGAACAGGGTTATATGAAAATTATAAAGCGGACGCAGAGAAGAAAACGGAGCTTCATTATAATTATCAACAATACGCCACAGTACTAAATATGACAAAAGAAAGCAATGGAATTAAGATAACGATAAATGATGCAATTTTCGATGGGAAGACAGTATCAATAAACTATTCTATAGAAAGTAACAGAGATTTAGGCGGAAATCCAAGTACATTGGATTTTTTAACTATTAAAGGAGCAGGTGTCCAATCAGGAAGCAATGAAATTACTAAAGTCGCTGATAGAAAATATACAGGTTTAATAAAAACAAGTAGCGATCTAGTTAGTAGTAAAGAAACTACAGTGAACATTGAATGGAGTATAAAAAGTATAGACATTTTAGAAACAGAGGAAACGATAAAGGGAGATTGGAATTTTAATATTAATCTAAGAGGAATAGAAAATAAAGAGCAATTGATTAGAGGTAGTACAGAAAAAGATGGTGTAAAAGTAAATATGGAGAGAATGGAAATAACACCAATGTCTTTTATTTTATACTATAACCAAGAAGTATCTCAAGAAATAAGGGGTGTATGGGATGGGGTGGATATCGATTTAGAAGTGAGTGATGATTTAGGTAATCAGTATTCTGGGGAAGGAAATGGAGGCTCAGGTGAGGATTCTTATAATTTTAATTGGAGTAAAACATTCCAACAACTCAATGAGAATGCAACCAAACTAATAATAACGCCTCATGTTAATTTAAGAATTCACACTCTTGAAAATTATGGCTCGGTAACAATAGTTGGAGGACACGTAAAGGAGAGTTTCGTGTCTCGAAAACTGGGAGGCAATAAGGGTATTGTTTTAGATGACATCGTAATTGATTTAAAGAAATAA
- a CDS encoding WD40/YVTN/BNR-like repeat-containing protein has translation MKRLFLCMERELVVVKERYGNYEASYHLQNMQPTCIAVDPFQQNRVYCGTFGRGLWLSDDGGDSWKPIGDSYRYFDFPKEDGILHSSITSITISPNEQVNGYGVVYVGTEPSALFRSENGGETWTELKNMKSLLSSYTWAFPPRPFTHHVRWITVDPNNPNTIHVSIEAGAVIQSNDRGHTWMDKKFGAPIDAHQLLMHPEAPNRLYASCGDGFMGGPDRAYLESYNSGNSWISCSEGLEHHYLYSMAIDPADCDTILVSAAPNADLAHHRIPYESYIYRKTKDTPFQQVQQGLPSAIGTVISMFATNPAEPHTFYTLNNNGVFQSNDSGESWEQLNIPWKDEYKTQHPHALLVTSS, from the coding sequence TTGAAAAGATTATTTCTCTGTATGGAGCGTGAACTTGTTGTTGTAAAAGAACGATATGGTAACTATGAAGCATCCTATCACTTACAAAATATGCAACCTACCTGTATCGCTGTTGATCCGTTTCAACAAAACCGTGTATATTGCGGTACATTTGGACGAGGCTTATGGTTAAGCGACGATGGTGGAGATTCGTGGAAACCAATTGGAGACTCATATCGTTACTTTGATTTCCCTAAAGAAGATGGTATTTTACATTCTTCGATCACTTCTATTACGATAAGCCCTAATGAACAAGTTAACGGATATGGCGTCGTTTATGTAGGAACAGAACCCAGTGCTTTATTCCGTTCAGAAAATGGTGGTGAAACGTGGACTGAACTTAAAAATATGAAATCATTATTATCTTCTTATACGTGGGCTTTCCCGCCTAGACCGTTTACCCATCACGTACGCTGGATTACAGTTGATCCAAATAATCCAAATACAATCCATGTTTCAATTGAAGCTGGTGCTGTTATTCAAAGTAATGATAGAGGGCATACATGGATGGATAAAAAATTCGGTGCTCCTATCGATGCTCATCAATTGCTTATGCACCCAGAAGCTCCAAATCGCCTTTATGCATCATGTGGTGACGGATTTATGGGCGGACCTGATCGCGCATACCTTGAAAGTTATAACAGTGGAAACAGCTGGATCTCATGCAGCGAAGGACTTGAACATCATTATTTATACAGCATGGCTATCGATCCAGCTGATTGCGATACAATTCTCGTTTCTGCCGCACCAAATGCCGATCTCGCTCATCACCGTATTCCTTATGAATCTTATATTTATCGTAAAACGAAAGATACTCCGTTCCAGCAAGTACAGCAAGGTCTACCATCAGCAATCGGTACAGTCATTTCAATGTTTGCGACAAATCCAGCAGAACCACATACGTTTTACACTTTAAATAACAATGGCGTGTTTCAATCCAATGATAGCGGCGAATCATGGGAACAACTAAATATTCCTTGGAAAGATGAATATAAAACGCAACATCCTCATGCGTTACTCGTGACTAGTTCTTAA
- a CDS encoding cation diffusion facilitator family transporter produces the protein MGHSHDHGHSNNKKVLLIAFVLTTSFMIAEVIGGFVTNSLALLSDAGHMLSDAVSLALSLLAFKVGEKTATAAKTYGYKRFEMLAALCNGVVLIVISVYIFIEAIRRFTEPVEITSNGMLIIAVLGLLINILSAWILMRGGDVKGNLNLRSAFLHILGDLLGSVGAIIAALCIKFFGWTAADAIASILVSILVIISGWRVTRDTVHILMEGAPQHINVEEVKSALLNITVVKEVHDLHIWSVTSDFQVLTCHLIIKGNETQSVLKEATDVLKKKFHVEHVTIQVEIDGEFNHSKTTCKV, from the coding sequence ATGGGACATTCACATGATCACGGTCATTCTAACAATAAAAAGGTGTTACTAATCGCTTTCGTATTAACGACAAGTTTTATGATTGCGGAAGTAATTGGCGGATTTGTAACAAATAGTTTAGCACTACTATCTGACGCGGGGCATATGTTAAGTGATGCGGTATCTTTAGCTTTAAGTTTACTTGCGTTTAAGGTTGGAGAAAAAACAGCAACAGCTGCGAAAACATACGGGTATAAGCGATTTGAAATGTTAGCAGCATTATGCAACGGTGTCGTTCTTATAGTCATTTCAGTATACATTTTTATTGAAGCAATTCGCCGTTTTACAGAACCAGTTGAGATTACTAGTAATGGGATGCTTATTATTGCTGTACTTGGTCTGCTTATTAATATTTTATCAGCTTGGATATTAATGAGAGGCGGAGATGTGAAAGGTAATTTGAATTTAAGAAGTGCTTTCTTACACATATTAGGTGATCTATTAGGATCAGTCGGAGCAATTATTGCAGCGCTATGTATTAAATTTTTCGGTTGGACTGCTGCAGATGCGATTGCTAGTATTCTAGTGTCTATTTTAGTCATTATTAGTGGATGGCGTGTAACACGTGATACGGTCCATATATTAATGGAAGGTGCACCGCAGCATATAAATGTTGAAGAGGTAAAAAGTGCATTATTAAATATTACGGTTGTAAAAGAAGTTCATGATTTGCACATATGGTCTGTCACATCTGATTTTCAAGTATTAACTTGCCATTTGATTATTAAAGGTAATGAAACGCAAAGTGTATTAAAAGAGGCTACGGATGTATTAAAGAAGAAGTTTCATGTAGAACATGTCACCATTCAAGTAGAGATAGATGGTGAATTTAATCATAGTAAGACAACTTGCAAAGTATGA
- the fbpA gene encoding Fur-regulated basic protein FbpA codes for MSSQLRFAVENRKRHLIDELIGAGVFKIRDRQLYELSLEELEKEYEDMEDYADIQA; via the coding sequence ATGAGTAGTCAACTCCGTTTTGCTGTTGAAAATCGTAAGAGGCATTTAATCGATGAGTTAATTGGAGCAGGTGTGTTTAAGATTCGCGACCGACAATTATACGAGCTGTCTTTAGAGGAATTGGAAAAAGAGTACGAAGATATGGAAGATTATGCAGATATTCAGGCATAG
- a CDS encoding GntR family transcriptional regulator: protein MPIPQNYKKQGRVSAKSLVLNQLQDWIIEGILQPDEKINDGELAEALGVSRTPVREALQILELSGLVEMVPGQKTKIAPIKLDDIPIIYETMAGLHSIIGKQALQNITDTDLELLSEINDDFQRFIEKKNAKQALQLDIQFHNTISSIAKNQYIEPFLENMQLHVLRLEYLFFQNFVPASQSIEEHHSIIQALQKQDEKQMELMMSQNWLRPMKEISKIISMK, encoded by the coding sequence ATGCCTATCCCTCAAAATTATAAAAAACAAGGAAGAGTTTCGGCAAAATCACTCGTTTTAAATCAACTACAAGATTGGATTATTGAAGGTATACTGCAGCCTGACGAAAAAATTAATGATGGGGAATTGGCTGAAGCACTAGGAGTAAGCAGAACACCTGTAAGAGAAGCATTACAAATATTAGAACTTTCTGGATTGGTGGAAATGGTACCTGGGCAAAAAACAAAAATTGCTCCTATTAAGTTAGACGACATTCCGATCATTTATGAAACGATGGCTGGTCTTCACTCTATTATAGGAAAGCAAGCACTTCAAAATATTACAGACACTGATTTGGAACTACTTTCTGAAATAAATGATGATTTTCAGCGCTTTATAGAGAAGAAAAACGCAAAACAAGCGTTACAACTAGATATACAATTTCACAATACAATTTCTTCTATTGCTAAAAACCAATATATTGAACCGTTTCTAGAAAATATGCAACTTCACGTTTTACGTCTTGAATATTTATTTTTCCAAAACTTTGTTCCAGCAAGTCAATCTATTGAAGAACATCACTCCATCATTCAAGCACTGCAAAAGCAGGACGAAAAACAAATGGAACTAATGATGTCTCAAAACTGGCTCCGTCCAATGAAAGAAATATCAAAAATAATTTCTATGAAATAA